CTAGAAAGAAATCTGATGCAAGGTACCACCATATTGATTGTTCATATAAATGTCTTTTTTATCATTAATCCGTACTTATTAAACTGATCTTTTGTCCTTTTTGAATGTAAAGCCCATCAAAGGAATGCAAAAGGCAACACTTTCAAGCTAATCCCTTGCTTCCGAAGATCACAATGGTTGGCATGTCAACGGGAGATGGACAAATGAGCGAGTCTAGTTTGAATAATACTATGGACGATCTAATAAGAGAGTTGGAGAGCACTGAAGAGGGAAATAGGAGTGACAGTGAGATTAACAAGTTAAAAGTCGAAAATAGAGATCCGCTATTTGTTGCAAATGTGGGCGATTACCATTCAGGCTTGGCAAAGACAGATTCGGCACGATGGTTTCAGGTTGGAAAGAACTGAAGATGCTCATCCAAATCGAATTTCTTTTCGAACTAGGTAAATAAAAATCGTAAATTAGCAATGTTTATATTTTGACAGATCGTATTGAGATTATGTTGCTTGCTTTCACGTAAGGTGTGTAAAGGATATAATCAAAGTCGATTACAGAGCTTAGTTGATGCAATTATCCGCAAGTATTCAACGTGGCCTCCAttgtaataaaatgaataaataaatagttataaGCTTAAAGGGATGTATGTGGGTAATTAATTCTTTGCATGACAAAATAAGCATTATTGGCTTTCCCCTCTAATCCAACATGTTTCGTCTAATAATAATGCTAAATTACGGTAATCTTTAATAATACATGGACGGGCTTCTCATTTCTCAATGGTGGATCAGCCCCCCGATTTATTTACATTTGCGCCCAACACTTAACTAGTTGGGCCAAAGCAGCACGAGATGTTCCACCCTGACTCCGTGCCGCCGCTGCCTCACTCCGTTTCCGTTAACTCTCTGACTCGCTTCACTACCTCCTTCGCGCTAACCAACCCATTCTCTGACTCATTAACAGGCAAAGCCAGCTTCAATTCCTCCAATAACAGTATTTTGTTCAACTTTTGTTCCGCATAAAGTAGCCATGCAACCATCGGCACACCAGTGCAAATGGATTCCAGTACCGAGTTCCATCCGCAGTGAGTCACAAACCCGCCCACCGAGTCATGACCAACACCGCCACCTGCGGTGCCCATGCCTTGAGGACGAGCCCTCCGTCACTAGTGCGCTCCAAGAAACCTTCCAAGGATGGGTGAGAACCTTTGGAGAAACCCTGTTTATTGTTATTGGGAGGAGGATTACTCACCACCCACAAGAACCTTTGGCCGCTTCTCTCTAATCCAACAGCTATTTCCATCATTTGGTCCTTGGAAAACAACCCCATGCTACCAAAACACAAGAACACCACGCTTCTCCTTCAAACACTCTTCTCCTTCATCGCCATTTCCATTACGATGCGTATCAATCAGCGGTCCGACGCAGAAAATTGGAGGCGTTTGAGTTTGATTTGGACCATCTGGAATTGAGAAACCTAGAGATAAGGCTTTGACGACCTTGGGCTCAAGTGTCTCGAATGTGTTGATAATATTACCAGCTGATTTCGCCAAATGGGCGGTGCAGTTAATCAAGAAATCGCATTCTATGGTGTTTTTTAAAAGCGTCGTATCTGGTAAATGGTTTAAAGGGGTGGGAGGCAAGCAAGGGAGGTGAAAAACAGTGTCGACATCCTTGAAGTTGTCCGTTGTGTTTCGATAAATACTAGGTAAGTGAAGGTAAAGAGAGAGGCAACTGGCGTTTGAAGTGAAGAAATTGTAAGCTGGGATACCAAGATGGGCGGCGATTTCAAGAGCTGGATAGCAGAAGAGATCGATGATGAGGGAGCGAAGGGTGGAAGTGAGGGCAACTTGGACATGGACGTTGTTGAGGTTGACGAGGTCGCTGGTGAGGGCGTCGGGGGAGTCGTAAGAAGCCGGGTCTAGAGGGATTGGAGGGAGTTGGTGGAAGGAGATGGAAGGGGTGGTGGCTAAGAAGGCGGCGATATAGCGGTGGAGCCTACTTTAAATGGCGGGGTGGTTATGAGGATGACGAGGGTGAAGGATGGATGGTGGGTTAGAATAAGCTTTGCCTAGCTCCACCGTGGATATGAGATGCCCCATGCCTTTaccaaaaaccaaaataaatactaaatttcaGCCAATGCCCAAGTTGTCTTTGATATATTCCCAAgtatcaattttcttttctaatttttacagttgaaggaaattaaaatgttcatttaattttcattaaaagaagttagtatttttatttttgttattttgacattgaaatttatttaaatttaaggtCACCAAAATGATCTTATATGATTTGTTTTAAGCTTTACAATCAAATTTGAATGTCGAAAGTAtgctaatttatttattctttttgacaacaaaagatgtaaatttgtaaatgatttcactgaaactaaaaatgaaaaatgaaaaatttaattgaaccctaacaaagaaaaattaagctTTCAATAACCCATAAAAGAATCAATCAGTAAATGATTGGCGACGGAGATTATGGACATACAGTTTTTCCATGCCCTGCGAGAAAAGAATTGTGTGGCAGATGCCCTAGTCATAGATGTTCTTCTTTGACGTTTTCCTACTGTTGGTGTTGATTGTGCTGTATTCTGTTGAGTTGTTCTTTTTGCAGGCTTGGTTTGTCGGTTATTCCAATTcagattttttctattttttattgtcACCGAGAAAACATATAACTacaataaatagttttaaaactatattaataATTGGAATAAATTTGGATCaacatgatttaaataatatgaaatctcAAATATAAGGACACCTCACTTGTGTAAAATGCACCAGATTTAgactttttcaacattttttttaattttatgtaaatatacAATGTGGAATATTTGGTCTGACAAAATAGAAGCAATTACCTACATTGTTACAGCATCTAAAGACTTGGATTCTGGTTTCTAACTTTTCTAACTGTTTCACACAACGCATACACTATCAACAGGAAGttggctatatatatatacacatggaGTTCATATTACGAATCCCTCAATCTCAGCTAACTCTCTTTGAATTTCCATTGGAGAACTCCAAGAGTCAACACGAAGAAAGAACAGTACCCTTTTCCTTTGACAATATAGCAATGGCGGGGCAAAGTTACGAACAGCGAAAGACAGGAACGGAGTCAGCTGCAGAGGCATCCAAGGAGCTGAAGCGAAAGAAACGCATGAAATTGGTGGTATACGCAGCAGCTTTCGCCATTTTCCAGACTATTGTCATCTTGGTTTTTTCACTTACAGTGATGCGTATCAAGAACCCCAAGTTCAGGCTCACCTCTGTCACCGTCGAGGATCTCACGGCAGCCCCCACCCCTGTTTCCTTCAACATGAAACTCAGCGCCCAAGTTGCTGTCAAGAACACAAATTTCGGCCACTTCAAATTCGACAACACCACCATTTGGTTCGATTACGGGGGAGTTGGAGTTGGGGAAGCAATTGTTGCAAGAGGAAGAAGTAAGGCAAGATCCACAAAGAAGATGAATGTGACAGTGGAATTGAACTCAAACAATATACCCAATAATTCAAGCTTGGAAAATGATATTAAAGCAGGGTTTGTGGCACTGACATGCCATTCCAAATTGAGTGGGAAAGTGCAGTTGATGAAATTgatcaagaaaaagaaatctgCAGAAATGAGTTGCGCCATGCTACTCAACATGGAGACCAGAGTTGTCCAAGACATCAACTGCCAATGAAGTCGAGCTTTGCAATATCGTTACTTTACTACAGTATTCTCACTGCGTTGAGGCTTATCTAAAACTAGGTAACATTACAAGCATAAACAAGttgtattgaaattatttttcaaaccaaatcaaaaaaGTAGCGAAGACATGTATTTTGGTTACACGCAAGGCTCCAGCCTTGTTTATCACTAATGAGAAGTGTTGCTTAAAAAAACTGTCCATATCTGATATTTCATACCAGAATATAGGACAAGGAAGTATTGGTGAATAAATTAACTAAGCATTAACTCATTCCCAGCTTTTTAAGCTATATGAAGCATATATAACACCACTCACCACCTACCTCTCAAGATAAACAGATTTTGAACCTGGCCACTTAGAGACTTTTGGGTACAATGGCAGCACTGGCAGCCTGTAGTGTCAAGACCAACATACAACTATGTCGTGCCAGATCCAATCAAATGATGGACAACGGATCTCTGTTGCTTATATTCCCATATGATGCGAATTCAGCAGCagttttccaaaattgattcACCAGTAATCCCCACATGAGCAAACACCTTTCTGGAAATGATGAAACCTATAAGTATCCCTGACTATGATTTCACGTTCAGTGATCTGTGAAATGAGCTTAGCAGCAATATGGCAATCCCTGCAGATACGGAGATTCTTGGTGATTCGAATAGGTGTCCCcgatttagtatttaaaatggCAAACACAATAGCCAACTTCTCACTGTGAACAGCCAGGTGACCTTCCTTATCTTCCTCCTCAACATCATGAAGTGCGGACTGAGTTTCCGGGACATAACCGGCCTCTTTCATCTTCCCCACCAGAAAGTCTAATTTTTCGTAGATGTCCTTTGACTGTGGATGTGACTGATCACCAGCAAGAAAGGTATAAACCTGATTGTTGATCTCAGTATTGCTAGCACCAGCCATTTTCTTGATCCCTTTGCTCTTCATGATTGATCTAACAGTTGTAACATCTTCCCATCTACCAGCCTTCGCATATATGTTCGATAACAAGACATAATAACCAGATGGCTCGGGTGCCAATCGAAAAAGATGATCAGCAGCAAGGAGTCCAATATTCATGTTAGAGTGCATCCAACAGGCACCCAACAAGGTTCCCCATATCCTCTCAGTAGGTTCTATTGGCATCTTTCTGATGAAATTATAGGCTTCCTCTACTTGCCCGGAACGTCCAAGTAAGTCTACCATACAAGAAAAATGTTCTACCCTCGGAACAATCTTATGCTGGTCCGTCATCAAGTTAAAGAAATACCACCCTTGGTCCAGTAACCCCGCATGGCTACAAGCCGAAAGAACTGAGACAAATGCAATAGAATCTGGAGTCAGACCCAAGTTCTGCATTTTAGAGAAAAGGGCCACAGCATTGTAACCTTGGCCACTCATCCCATAAGCTGAGATCATAGAAGTCCATGACACAATATCCCGAAAATTCATCTGATCAAACACTGCCTTTGCTTCTTTTAAGCATCCACACTTTGCATACATGTCAATCAATGCATTCTCCAGTGCCAAATTTGGAAGGAGTTTCTTCCTATCGATATATTCATGAATTCGTCTTCCAAGAAAAATAGCCGAAAGATCACCACAAGCAGGAAGCATACTAGCAATGGTAAAAGAATCTGGTTCGTTCCCGTATGCCTCCATACGTGAATACAAATCGGCAGCTTCACTTGACAATGAATTGTTCACAAAAACCGAAATCATCACATTCCAAGAAACCACACTTTTTTTAGCCAACTTCCAAAACATTTCTttaacatacaaaatattatcagAGGAAGTGTTGGTCACTGCTGGTAATAGGCTGGACATAGTCCCAGCATCGGGTTGTATCCGCAATAACTCCATTTCCCTACAAACATCCAATGCTTTATCAAAACATTCATTTTGGGCGTATCCAGAAACCATTgaattccaagaaacaacatctcTGATAGGCATTTGATTGAAAGCTCGCCGTGCTTGGACCAAACATTTACACTTCGAATACATAGCAACCAGCGCATTCCCTATAAAAAGATTCAAGTCCAGACCAACTTTAACCACAGAACTATGGATTTGCAAACCGACCCGCAAATTATCAGAACCCGAACATGCCTTTAAGGCACAAGGGTAAGTATAGTGATCAGGGCTGAAACCATGAGTAGATAATTCTCTGAATATAAGAAGAGCATCGTGATAGCAACGGTTGTTTACATAGCTTCTCATCATGACGTTAAAGAAAACGATGTTCTTTTCAGTAATTTCATCGAATATGTGGCGTGTGACTTTTGGTTCCCCGCAAGCTGCATAACCTCTCATTAATTTGATGGCTATAGATGGGTTGAAGCGAAGATGTTGGTCATTGAATATCTTGGAATGGAGCTTTCTTAACGTTCTGATATCTGGGTATTGGTCCAATATTTTACCGCAAAAATCTTCATTGAGAATAGGTTGAGGTTTCGgggttgatgatgatgaagcaAAGTCTTTTAGTTGCTTGGCAGTTGAGAAATGGCGGCAATGAGGAGTAACGGCTCTCATTAGCAAGTGTGGATTTTTGAAATGCTAGCTTTTTGGTCCCAGCGGTTCCTAATTAGGCAGACTTATACGAGAATTAATGTCAGAGGAGGTAAGGTTTGAGAATGTTGGTCAGATCCCCAAAACAAAATACTActaataataagaagaagaaaaaactctTATTCCTCAGTAGCGGGAAAAAAGAATGGGCATCTTACTTAACGTTTAAAGTTGTAAGTTTACATGAAATTAAccatttgaataataaaacctagTTATAACTACTTCACAAACAATCAGAGACTGATTAAGATCATATCAGTCTGGTTAAATATTTTGCAATGTTAAACGGTGTATTCATGGCACCAAGCAACTTCCTTCTACTTTGTTAAAAGGCATTATGTCAGCTGCTGGTGAGAAACCGTTATTCTTATTACATATCATCTTGGAACAAAGCCTTTGAGACAGGACCATGAGGGTGCGCTCTGCAGTCTCCACAGTCATCTTTGTCATCGGTGGTGGTTCTGCAGGTGCTTGACCGCTTCTTTTCTGTCATTGGGGTCTCACATACCATGTCATAGCTTGCCTTGCTGCGACTCTTCCTTTTTGATAGTTTCCGAAGATTATCTGACTTGGATTTCATTGCCTTCGGCTGCTTTGGAGCCCAAACTCTCTGTAAATCTGGCATCCAACTTGTAAAAGACGAGAAACGCCGAGCCCTCTCCCTCATCTCCTGAGCCTGAATCAGTTTCAGTTCATGCTCCTCGGTCCTCATTACTTGGAGAATTCTTTTGTTATCATATTTCTGCAGTTGGGGGGACTCCTCTTCTATTGAAACTGGTTCATGATTTCTGGAGTGTACATCTTCCTCAGGTTTTTCTTTCCAGGAACGGTTACTGTCCTCGCTGTTCAGTAGATGATTTAGCAATTCATCCTCATCATCAAACAGTAACAAGTCCATCTTCCTATAGATTCTATCAACAACATCTCCAAGAGAGAG
The window above is part of the Gossypium raimondii isolate GPD5lz chromosome 9, ASM2569854v1, whole genome shotgun sequence genome. Proteins encoded here:
- the LOC105800138 gene encoding putative pentatricopeptide repeat-containing protein At3g49142, with translation MRAVTPHCRHFSTAKQLKDFASSSSTPKPQPILNEDFCGKILDQYPDIRTLRKLHSKIFNDQHLRFNPSIAIKLMRGYAACGEPKVTRHIFDEITEKNIVFFNVMMRSYVNNRCYHDALLIFRELSTHGFSPDHYTYPCALKACSGSDNLRVGLQIHSSVVKVGLDLNLFIGNALVAMYSKCKCLVQARRAFNQMPIRDVVSWNSMVSGYAQNECFDKALDVCREMELLRIQPDAGTMSSLLPAVTNTSSDNILYVKEMFWKLAKKSVVSWNVMISVFVNNSLSSEAADLYSRMEAYGNEPDSFTIASMLPACGDLSAIFLGRRIHEYIDRKKLLPNLALENALIDMYAKCGCLKEAKAVFDQMNFRDIVSWTSMISAYGMSGQGYNAVALFSKMQNLGLTPDSIAFVSVLSACSHAGLLDQGWYFFNLMTDQHKIVPRVEHFSCMVDLLGRSGQVEEAYNFIRKMPIEPTERIWGTLLGACWMHSNMNIGLLAADHLFRLAPEPSGYYVLLSNIYAKAGRWEDVTTVRSIMKSKGIKKMAGASNTEINNQVYTFLAGDQSHPQSKDIYEKLDFLVGKMKEAGYVPETQSALHDVEEEDKEGHLAVHSEKLAIVFAILNTKSGTPIRITKNLRICRDCHIAAKLISQITEREIIVRDTYRFHHFQKGVCSCGDYW
- the LOC105797737 gene encoding late embryogenesis abundant protein At1g64065; protein product: MEFILRIPQSQLTLFEFPLENSKSQHEERTVPFSFDNIAMAGQSYEQRKTGTESAAEASKELKRKKRMKLVVYAAAFAIFQTIVILVFSLTVMRIKNPKFRLTSVTVEDLTAAPTPVSFNMKLSAQVAVKNTNFGHFKFDNTTIWFDYGGVGVGEAIVARGRSKARSTKKMNVTVELNSNNIPNNSSLENDIKAGFVALTCHSKLSGKVQLMKLIKKKKSAEMSCAMLLNMETRVVQDINCQ